One stretch of Microvirga lotononidis DNA includes these proteins:
- the cyoC gene encoding cytochrome o ubiquinol oxidase subunit III: protein MHEMTPPPGATAPVFYEQEEHAHGDGGTLFGFWIYLMGDSLIFAVLFACYGVLGRNYAAGPSGADLFDLRLVAVNTGLLLLSSITYGFAMLEMDKEKARTTLIWLAVTGLLGAAFLAIELYEFAHLIREGATPQRSAFLSSFFTLVGTHGLHVTFGIVWLVTLMVQVRLRGLIRENQRRLMCLSMFWHFLDVVWIGVFTFVYLMGVMR from the coding sequence ATGCATGAGATGACTCCACCGCCCGGCGCAACGGCGCCGGTCTTCTACGAGCAGGAAGAGCACGCCCACGGCGATGGGGGAACGTTGTTCGGCTTCTGGATCTACCTGATGGGTGACAGCCTCATCTTTGCGGTCCTGTTCGCCTGCTACGGCGTGCTCGGCCGCAATTACGCGGCGGGTCCATCGGGCGCGGACCTGTTCGATCTGCGGCTGGTCGCGGTCAACACAGGCCTCCTTCTCTTGTCCTCGATTACCTACGGCTTCGCCATGCTGGAGATGGACAAGGAGAAGGCCCGCACGACCCTCATCTGGCTCGCGGTCACGGGCCTGCTCGGCGCGGCGTTCCTGGCGATCGAGCTTTATGAATTCGCGCACCTGATCCGCGAGGGCGCCACGCCTCAGCGGAGCGCCTTCCTGTCCTCGTTCTTCACGCTGGTGGGCACGCACGGGCTGCACGTCACGTTTGGCATCGTCTGGCTCGTGACCCTGATGGTCCAGGTGCGTCTGCGCGGGTTGATCCGGGAGAACCAGCGCCGGCTCATGTGCCTCTCCATGTTCTGGCACTTCCTCGACGTGGTCTGGATCGGCGTGTTCACCTTCGTCTACCTGATGGGAGTCATGCGATGA
- the cyoD gene encoding cytochrome o ubiquinol oxidase subunit IV, translating into MSDIVEPGLAGRPQGHGEAHGPHDAHGSQGTFRSYMTGFVLSVILTAIPFWLVMGDVLDDTRTTGIIIMALAAVQIVVHMIYFLHMNTKSEGGWTFLALVFTLILVVITLVGSIWVMYHLDQNMMPMPPHEAVQKP; encoded by the coding sequence ATGAGCGACATCGTCGAGCCCGGGCTCGCCGGGAGGCCGCAAGGCCACGGCGAGGCGCATGGACCCCATGATGCGCATGGCTCGCAAGGCACGTTCAGAAGCTACATGACCGGCTTCGTCCTGTCGGTCATCCTCACGGCCATTCCGTTCTGGCTCGTGATGGGCGATGTGCTGGACGACACACGCACGACCGGCATCATCATCATGGCGCTGGCGGCCGTGCAGATCGTCGTCCATATGATCTACTTCCTGCATATGAACACGAAATCCGAGGGCGGCTGGACCTTCCTGGCCCTGGTGTTCACGCTCATTCTCGTCGTCATCACGCTGGTTGGCTCCATATGGGTCATGTACCACCTCGATCAGAACATGATGCCGATGCCACCCCACGAGGCAGTGCAAAAGCCCTGA
- a CDS encoding SURF1 family protein codes for MGHVPPRSEHDADATPRGSAKALTGKRIAALVAFDVIALLLVIGLASLAVWQVHRRASKLDLIARVDARVHAAPTPAPGREQWADVSAAADEYRHVVVTGRWLEDRSARVQAVTELGGGYWVMAPLARDDGTTVFVNRGFIPETERDPAVWQPRTSEPVTVTGLLRVSEPGGGFLRANDPASDRWYSRDVAAIAAAHELAKVAPYFIDAERTPGKGGLPVPGLTVIAFSNNHLVYALTWAALALMAAAGAIFVNLDILRPRWFKLRHARLNEF; via the coding sequence ATGGGTCATGTACCACCTCGATCAGAACATGATGCCGATGCCACCCCACGAGGCAGTGCAAAAGCCCTGACGGGCAAGCGCATCGCGGCGCTGGTCGCCTTCGACGTGATCGCGCTGCTGCTCGTGATCGGTCTCGCGTCGCTCGCGGTTTGGCAGGTTCATCGCCGTGCCAGCAAGCTCGACCTGATCGCGCGCGTGGACGCGCGGGTTCATGCGGCTCCCACGCCTGCGCCGGGGCGCGAACAATGGGCCGACGTGTCGGCGGCCGCGGACGAGTACCGCCACGTGGTCGTGACGGGACGGTGGCTCGAAGATCGTTCCGCGCGCGTGCAGGCGGTCACGGAACTGGGCGGCGGATACTGGGTCATGGCGCCCTTGGCCCGGGATGACGGGACGACTGTATTCGTCAACCGCGGCTTCATTCCCGAGACAGAGCGCGATCCGGCCGTCTGGCAGCCGCGTACCTCGGAACCTGTCACCGTGACGGGCCTGCTGCGCGTGTCGGAACCGGGCGGTGGCTTTCTGCGTGCGAACGATCCAGCGTCCGACCGGTGGTACTCCCGCGACGTGGCGGCGATCGCCGCCGCCCATGAGCTCGCTAAGGTCGCACCGTACTTCATCGATGCCGAACGGACACCCGGCAAAGGCGGCTTGCCCGTCCCGGGACTGACCGTAATAGCCTTCTCGAACAATCACCTCGTTTACGCTCTGACCTGGGCCGCTTTGGCACTGATGGCTGCAGCGGGAGCGATCTTCGTCAATCTCGACATCTTGCGCCCCCGCTGGTTCAAATTGCGGCACGCCCGCCTGAACGAGTTCTGA